A genomic stretch from Deinococcus radiotolerans includes:
- the lysA gene encoding diaminopimelate decarboxylase, with amino-acid sequence MSLTPDDLRAAAQQHGTPLYVYDAAELDAALARVRAAFGDARVYYAMKANPNLTLLRRLHAQGVGFECVSAGELARAAHIGAAGDRILVNGPAKTPGEYATGAQLGATFIIDREEEVQLLPPASRALVRVNPALNVSTHDHLATGAAGSKFGVTLDQAPRVLDALRAAGHTALGLHVHIGSAIRDAHDFTAAFHRLGELRADTGPLDVLDAGGGWGLGADLHGIAREAHAAAATFGAQLWVEPGRYLVAQAGTLLTQVVGTKRTGRNFVLVDAGMTELLRPMLYGAQHPVTPLWTRAGTDTWDLAGPACESGDLLARDLTLPQPQPGDLLAIHEAGAYGAAMSSNYLTRARPAEVLHDAGAWTVIRRRETPQDIWRAEETV; translated from the coding sequence ATGAGCCTCACGCCCGACGACCTCCGCGCGGCCGCGCAGCAGCACGGCACGCCCCTGTACGTGTACGACGCCGCCGAACTCGACGCCGCCCTGGCCCGCGTCCGCGCCGCCTTCGGGGACGCCCGCGTGTACTACGCCATGAAAGCCAACCCCAACCTGACCCTGCTGCGCCGCCTGCACGCCCAGGGCGTGGGTTTTGAGTGCGTCAGCGCCGGGGAACTCGCCCGCGCCGCCCATATCGGCGCGGCTGGGGACCGCATCCTCGTGAACGGCCCCGCCAAGACGCCCGGCGAGTACGCCACCGGCGCGCAACTCGGCGCCACGTTCATCATCGACCGCGAGGAGGAAGTGCAGCTGCTGCCCCCCGCCTCGCGCGCGCTGGTGCGCGTGAACCCCGCCCTGAACGTCAGCACGCACGACCACCTCGCCACGGGCGCCGCCGGCAGCAAGTTCGGCGTCACGCTGGACCAGGCCCCCCGCGTGCTGGACGCCCTGCGCGCCGCCGGGCACACCGCCCTGGGCCTGCACGTGCACATCGGCAGCGCCATCCGCGACGCGCACGACTTCACGGCGGCCTTCCACCGCCTCGGTGAACTGCGCGCCGACACCGGCCCCCTGGACGTGCTCGACGCCGGGGGCGGCTGGGGCCTGGGCGCCGACCTACACGGCATTGCCCGCGAAGCCCACGCCGCCGCCGCCACGTTCGGCGCGCAGCTGTGGGTCGAACCGGGCCGGTACCTCGTGGCGCAGGCGGGCACCCTCCTGACGCAGGTGGTCGGCACCAAACGCACCGGCCGGAACTTCGTGCTGGTGGACGCCGGCATGACCGAACTGCTGCGCCCCATGCTGTACGGCGCGCAGCACCCCGTCACGCCCCTCTGGACGCGCGCGGGCACGGACACCTGGGATCTCGCTGGGCCCGCCTGCGAGAGCGGCGACCTGCTGGCCCGCGACCTGACCCTGCCGCAGCCGCAGCCCGGCGACCTGCTCGCCATTCACGAGGCCGGGGCGTACGGCGCGGCCATGAGCAGCAATTACCTCACCCGCGCCCGCCCCGCCGAGGTGCTGCACGACGCGGGCGCCTGGACGGTCATCCGCCGGCGCGAAACCCCGCAGGACATCTGGCGCGCCGAGGAAACTGTGTAA
- a CDS encoding GntR family transcriptional regulator, producing MPEPTPPSPPPLRPALHAEDTLLSRLLDGTYPPGSTLPAERDLAAQLGVTRPTLREALQRLERDGLLEIRQGKPTRVLHPHEGGLRVLAHLSRHGDLRGLVPDLLDLRAALLPYWVAQTAARDPATLREHLGAPPAESTDPALPVTFATFDWTFQTLAAQGSGNALAPLLLGAFHEVYARAGAIYFSDATRRERSREHYRALHAALPLGAATAGHVARTTSLDSLTLWEARGV from the coding sequence ATGCCTGAGCCCACCCCACCGAGTCCACCTCCCCTGCGGCCCGCCCTGCACGCCGAGGACACCCTCCTGTCCCGCCTGCTGGACGGCACGTACCCGCCCGGCAGCACCCTGCCCGCCGAGCGCGACCTCGCCGCCCAGCTGGGCGTGACCCGCCCTACCCTGCGCGAGGCCCTGCAACGCCTGGAACGCGACGGCCTGCTGGAGATCCGGCAGGGCAAACCCACCCGCGTCCTCCACCCGCACGAGGGCGGCCTGCGCGTCCTGGCCCACCTCTCCCGGCACGGGGACCTGCGCGGGCTGGTCCCGGACCTGCTGGACCTGCGCGCCGCGCTGCTGCCTTACTGGGTCGCGCAGACCGCCGCGCGTGACCCGGCCACGCTCCGCGAGCACCTCGGCGCGCCACCCGCCGAGTCCACGGACCCGGCCCTGCCCGTCACCTTCGCCACGTTCGACTGGACGTTCCAGACGCTGGCCGCGCAGGGCAGCGGGAACGCCCTGGCCCCGCTGCTGCTGGGCGCCTTCCACGAGGTCTACGCCCGCGCGGGCGCAATCTACTTCAGTGACGCCACGCGCCGCGAACGCTCCCGCGAGCACTACCGGGCGCTGCACGCCGCGCTCCCGCTGGGCGCCGCCACAGCCGGGCACGTGGCGCGCACCACCAGCCTGGACAGCCTGACCCTGTGGGAGGCGCGCGGTGTTTGA
- a CDS encoding sterol desaturase family protein: protein MFDLIRAAIPVFLLSLLIEWAAYRHLNHDHDHEGAHEHYGYETRDTLTSLSMGIGNVLINLVWKGVVVTVYAALYRLTPLRLPQDAWWVWALLFFADDYAYYWYHRVSHKVRLFWASHIVHHSSQHYNLSTALRQTWVPMTALPFWLILPLLGFAPWMVLLAQAWNLLYQFFVHTERVGRLPAPIEYVLNTPSHHRAHHGSNRIYLDRNYGGILILWDRLHGTFRAETEPVRYGLTRNIDTFQPVQVAFHEFRDLWRDVRAARTWRDRWGYAFGPPGWHPRRRRRT, encoded by the coding sequence GTGTTTGACCTGATCCGCGCCGCGATCCCCGTGTTCCTGCTGTCCCTGCTGATCGAGTGGGCCGCGTACCGCCACCTGAACCACGACCATGATCACGAGGGGGCGCACGAGCACTACGGGTACGAGACGCGCGACACCCTGACCAGCCTGAGCATGGGCATCGGGAACGTCCTGATCAACCTCGTCTGGAAGGGCGTCGTCGTGACCGTGTACGCCGCGCTGTACCGCCTCACGCCGCTGCGCCTGCCGCAGGACGCGTGGTGGGTGTGGGCGCTGCTGTTCTTCGCGGACGATTACGCGTACTACTGGTACCACCGCGTCAGCCACAAGGTCCGCCTGTTCTGGGCGAGCCACATCGTGCATCACTCCAGCCAGCACTACAACCTGTCCACCGCGCTGCGGCAGACCTGGGTGCCCATGACCGCCCTGCCCTTCTGGCTGATCCTGCCGCTGCTGGGCTTCGCGCCGTGGATGGTGCTGCTCGCGCAGGCCTGGAATCTCCTGTACCAGTTCTTCGTGCACACCGAACGCGTGGGCCGCCTGCCCGCCCCCATTGAGTATGTGCTGAACACGCCCAGCCATCACCGCGCGCACCACGGCAGCAACCGCATCTACCTCGACCGGAACTACGGCGGCATCCTGATCCTGTGGGACCGCCTGCACGGCACGTTCCGCGCCGAGACCGAACCGGTTCGCTACGGCCTGACCCGCAACATTGACACGTTCCAGCCCGTGCAGGTCGCCTTCCACGAGTTCAGGGACCTGTGGCGCGACGTGCGCGCCGCCCGCACCTGGCGCGACCGCTGGGGTTACGCGTTCGGCCCGCCCGGCTGGCACCCCAGGCGCAGACGCCGCACATAG
- the mnmA gene encoding tRNA 2-thiouridine(34) synthase MnmA: MSAPASAPTTIPSPAATAGERVLCAMSGGVDSSVTAALLKDQGYQVVGAMMRFWPDDKRTDTFDSCCSPDAAYEARRVAEQVGVPFYLLDYREQFQRHIVGPFIDEYSKGRTPNPCVNCNTKVKFDELVKKAKMLGCRYVATGHYVKRVENARGEVEFHRGDDPRKDQTYFLWGTPRDALPYILFPVGELEKTRVRKIAAERGLLTAQKPESQNICFVPGKVQDFVAEHIPQAQGFIREISTGEVVGEHLGTQFYTLGQKKGLGLYQSHRVRHVVHLAPDTNTVWVGDYDDCLWTGLKAQSANYLIDLTDLPQELEVQVRYRTAPVKARVVRADENGFELAFQDPQFAVAPGQSAVLYAGPRLLGGGLIEDHVPALPEPKAPPKKRPAVLLS; this comes from the coding sequence ATGAGCGCCCCTGCCTCCGCCCCCACGACCATCCCCTCCCCTGCCGCCACTGCGGGGGAACGGGTGCTGTGCGCCATGTCCGGCGGCGTGGATTCGTCCGTCACGGCGGCCCTGCTGAAAGACCAGGGATACCAGGTGGTGGGCGCCATGATGCGCTTCTGGCCGGACGACAAGCGCACCGACACCTTCGACTCGTGCTGTTCCCCGGACGCGGCGTACGAGGCGCGGCGCGTGGCTGAACAGGTGGGCGTGCCGTTCTACCTGCTGGACTACCGCGAGCAGTTCCAGCGGCACATCGTCGGCCCGTTCATTGACGAGTACAGCAAGGGCCGCACGCCGAACCCCTGCGTGAACTGCAACACCAAGGTGAAGTTCGACGAACTGGTGAAGAAAGCCAAGATGCTCGGTTGCCGCTACGTCGCCACCGGGCACTACGTCAAGCGCGTGGAGAACGCGCGCGGCGAGGTGGAATTCCATCGGGGCGACGATCCCCGCAAGGATCAGACGTACTTCCTGTGGGGTACCCCGCGGGACGCGCTGCCGTACATCCTCTTCCCCGTGGGCGAGCTGGAAAAAACCCGCGTGCGCAAAATCGCTGCGGAACGCGGCCTGCTGACCGCGCAGAAACCCGAGAGTCAGAACATCTGCTTCGTGCCCGGCAAGGTGCAGGACTTCGTGGCCGAGCACATCCCACAGGCGCAGGGCTTCATCCGCGAGATCAGCACCGGCGAGGTCGTCGGGGAGCACCTGGGCACGCAGTTCTACACGCTGGGCCAGAAGAAGGGCCTGGGCCTGTACCAGTCGCACCGCGTGCGGCACGTCGTGCACCTGGCGCCCGACACGAACACCGTCTGGGTGGGCGATTACGACGACTGCCTGTGGACCGGCCTGAAGGCGCAGAGTGCCAACTACCTGATCGACCTGACCGACCTTCCGCAGGAACTGGAGGTGCAGGTCCGCTACCGCACCGCGCCCGTCAAGGCCCGCGTGGTCCGCGCCGACGAGAACGGCTTCGAACTGGCCTTCCAGGACCCGCAGTTCGCGGTCGCGCCCGGCCAGAGCGCCGTGCTGTACGCCGGACCGCGCCTGCTGGGCGGCGGCCTGATTGAGGACCACGTCCCCGCGCTGCCCGAACCGAAAGCCCCGCCGAAGAAACGCCCAGCTGTGCTGCTGTCCTGA
- a CDS encoding DUF5063 domain-containing protein, producing the protein MRRVQAALLDREGLSPGALADLLVDLRQEVQGLPFGVPDADDLPREAYRDLRARIARAWPELGFYDPATGRALSTCDLPAEIGDALDDLTDLALDLDTALALADTDEADALAWLRFSHDAHWGDHVQDVTRHLRWLD; encoded by the coding sequence GTGCGCCGGGTTCAGGCGGCCCTGCTGGACCGGGAGGGCCTCTCGCCCGGCGCCCTGGCCGACCTGCTGGTTGACCTGCGGCAGGAGGTTCAGGGACTGCCCTTCGGCGTCCCAGACGCTGATGACCTGCCGCGCGAGGCGTACCGCGACCTGCGCGCCCGCATCGCCCGGGCGTGGCCGGAACTCGGCTTCTACGACCCGGCCACCGGACGCGCCCTGAGCACCTGCGACCTTCCCGCAGAGATCGGCGACGCGCTGGACGACCTGACGGACCTCGCCCTCGACCTGGACACCGCCCTCGCGCTGGCCGACACGGACGAGGCCGATGCGCTGGCGTGGCTGCGCTTCTCACACGACGCCCACTGGGGCGACCACGTGCAGGACGTCACGCGGCACCTGCGCTGGCTGGACTAG
- a CDS encoding alkaline phosphatase family protein, whose product MHLPPHAVRPDYAGGSVLNLAATLGAHLGVPTPHAPYRHPLPLGGAQHVILIVVDALGAGQLQDAVLRGDAPTLAALTPAPGPVTSVFPSTTMAALTTLHTARAPAEHGYLGLTVWLDEVQAVVNLIRLYDVYTHTPLTDAGFLAAVPSLYRQVRDRGVAAHVIMPAAYQHSVLTRWACDGAEYHPYAQPEEAPELTAATVQPGQPSYTLVYFPEYDLICHGSGPDSPEAYAELRRTDRIVADLLTALPRTGDTLVVLTADHGQSAQPPEGYVDVITKKVMKLLLRSPVAGEERAAYLRPQPGHHAEIAALLAPHATLLSADDAWTGGLLGPPAHAEARFRPRVGDLIAIPHPGYAIRRPTSPAPMLGLHGGWTAQEMLVPVLSRRV is encoded by the coding sequence ATGCACCTGCCCCCGCATGCCGTCCGGCCCGACTACGCGGGTGGCAGCGTCCTGAACCTCGCTGCGACGCTCGGCGCGCACCTCGGCGTGCCCACCCCGCACGCGCCGTACCGCCACCCGCTGCCGCTGGGGGGCGCGCAGCACGTCATCCTGATCGTCGTGGACGCCCTGGGCGCCGGGCAGCTTCAGGACGCGGTCCTGCGTGGGGACGCGCCCACCCTGGCCGCCCTGACCCCGGCACCCGGCCCGGTCACCAGCGTGTTCCCCAGCACCACCATGGCCGCCCTGACCACCCTGCATACCGCCCGCGCGCCCGCCGAGCACGGCTACCTGGGCCTGACCGTCTGGCTGGACGAGGTGCAGGCGGTCGTGAACCTCATTCGCCTGTACGACGTGTACACTCACACCCCCCTGACGGACGCGGGATTCCTGGCTGCCGTACCGTCCCTGTACCGCCAGGTGCGTGACCGGGGCGTCGCCGCGCACGTCATCATGCCAGCCGCGTACCAGCACAGTGTCCTGACCCGCTGGGCTTGCGACGGCGCCGAGTACCACCCCTACGCGCAGCCAGAGGAAGCGCCAGAACTGACCGCCGCGACCGTCCAGCCGGGGCAGCCGTCGTACACGCTGGTGTATTTCCCGGAATACGACCTGATCTGCCACGGCTCCGGCCCCGACAGCCCGGAGGCGTACGCCGAACTGCGCCGCACCGACCGCATCGTCGCGGACCTCCTGACCGCGCTGCCCAGGACCGGCGACACGCTGGTCGTCCTCACCGCCGACCACGGCCAGAGCGCCCAGCCGCCAGAGGGCTACGTGGACGTCATCACGAAGAAGGTCATGAAGTTGCTGCTGCGCAGCCCCGTCGCCGGAGAGGAACGCGCCGCGTACCTGCGCCCCCAGCCCGGGCACCACGCCGAGATCGCGGCACTGCTGGCCCCGCACGCCACCCTCCTGAGCGCCGACGACGCCTGGACCGGCGGCCTGCTCGGCCCACCCGCGCACGCTGAGGCCCGCTTCCGCCCGCGCGTGGGCGACCTGATCGCCATCCCGCACCCCGGGTACGCCATCCGCCGCCCCACCAGCCCCGCCCCCATGCTCGGCCTGCACGGCGGCTGGACCGCCCAGGAGATGCTCGTGCCCGTGCTGAGCAGGCGGGTCTAG
- a CDS encoding methyltransferase family protein, with amino-acid sequence MDFGSAVDHPASFRMVIEPEEIRVNRDRALVAAQFTLLAAILTGGRRGRRRPRSVQVAGGALSVGGLVLLIWSGRALGRHLTPLPTPVRGGVLVQRGPYRLVRHPIYAALLLLAGGWTVARGGRTRVTATLLLAGLLRHKARIEDDALARLHPDHAAYRARTGAFLPRAARH; translated from the coding sequence ATGGATTTCGGGAGTGCCGTTGATCATCCGGCGTCGTTCCGGATGGTCATCGAACCGGAGGAAATCCGCGTGAACCGTGACCGGGCGTTGGTGGCCGCGCAGTTCACGCTGCTGGCCGCCATCCTGACCGGCGGGCGTCGCGGGAGGCGTCGGCCCCGGTCCGTTCAGGTAGCCGGCGGGGCGCTGAGCGTGGGTGGGCTGGTCCTGCTCATCTGGAGTGGACGGGCCCTGGGCCGTCACCTCACTCCGCTGCCCACGCCTGTCAGAGGCGGCGTGCTCGTGCAGCGCGGCCCGTACCGCCTCGTGCGGCACCCCATCTACGCGGCGCTGCTCCTGCTGGCGGGCGGCTGGACGGTCGCGCGGGGTGGGCGGACCAGGGTCACGGCCACCCTGCTGCTCGCGGGACTGCTGCGGCACAAGGCCCGCATCGAGGACGACGCGCTGGCCAGGCTGCACCCCGACCACGCTGCGTACCGCGCGCGCACCGGGGCGTTCCTGCCACGCGCGGCCAGGCACTGA
- a CDS encoding NAD(P)-dependent oxidoreductase → MRVLLPDLPEFRALSQHDERGVPGVTFDHYRRGHVPDGEADGAVLWLTDAATRTALLATPGLQWVLTLTAGIDHVQAHLPPGVALFNASRLHDRAVAVHALTGMLAAARGLHRFRDAQHRHHWDAPALPSQSALTTLDGANVVLWGHGHIGRHLEELLAPHGAHVYGIRSTTPSDERDELLAQADWVVLLLPSTPDTRGIVNEGTLRGLKRCAWLVNVGRGNLIVTDDLLAALEDGQLGGAVLDVTDPEPLPAEHPLWAQPNVILTPHIASTTTDLVTRGAHLTRDFLIDLQQGHEPDGRVTAGRTY, encoded by the coding sequence ATGCGCGTCCTGCTGCCCGACCTGCCCGAGTTCCGCGCCCTGAGTCAACACGACGAGCGCGGCGTGCCCGGCGTGACCTTCGACCACTACCGGCGCGGCCACGTGCCCGACGGTGAGGCCGACGGCGCCGTGCTGTGGCTGACCGACGCGGCCACCCGCACCGCCCTGCTCGCCACACCCGGATTGCAGTGGGTGCTGACCCTCACCGCCGGAATCGACCACGTGCAGGCCCACCTGCCGCCCGGCGTGGCCCTGTTCAACGCCAGCCGCCTGCACGACCGCGCCGTGGCCGTGCACGCCCTGACCGGCATGCTCGCCGCCGCGCGCGGCCTGCACCGCTTCCGGGACGCGCAGCACCGCCACCACTGGGACGCCCCCGCCCTGCCCAGCCAGTCCGCCCTGACCACCCTGGACGGCGCGAACGTCGTCCTGTGGGGCCACGGGCACATCGGCCGGCACCTCGAAGAACTCCTGGCCCCCCACGGCGCGCACGTATACGGCATCCGCAGCACCACGCCCTCAGACGAACGCGACGAGCTGCTTGCCCAGGCGGACTGGGTCGTGCTGCTCCTCCCCAGCACCCCGGACACGCGCGGCATCGTGAACGAAGGGACCCTGCGCGGCCTGAAGCGCTGCGCGTGGCTCGTGAACGTCGGCCGCGGCAACCTGATCGTCACGGATGACCTCCTCGCCGCCCTAGAGGACGGGCAACTGGGCGGCGCGGTGCTGGACGTCACCGACCCCGAACCCCTCCCCGCAGAGCACCCGCTCTGGGCGCAGCCGAACGTGATCCTCACGCCGCACATCGCCAGCACCACCACCGACCTCGTCACGCGCGGCGCCCACCTGACCCGCGACTTCCTGATCGACCTGCAACAGGGTCACGAACCCGACGGGCGCGTCACCGCCGGACGCACGTACTGA
- a CDS encoding GNAT family N-acetyltransferase gives MTDPLKPRVTLKPLLDFTPPEWRALHGFFRDRELADWNDAKPIRLPGFLFRRIMQDEERTGERYGFGILDEHGTLIGSAELYDLRPSPPLTPTTATLGVMIGVPSLWGQGYGREAVQALLRWAFTQRDPTLNRIRLTTFGHNRRAQRAFHACGFREVHRTERDGRTDVHMELTRSEWLAAHAPGGSE, from the coding sequence ATGACCGACCCCCTCAAGCCCCGCGTCACCCTCAAACCCCTGCTGGACTTCACGCCGCCCGAGTGGCGCGCCCTGCACGGCTTCTTCCGCGACCGTGAACTGGCCGACTGGAACGACGCCAAACCCATCCGCCTGCCCGGCTTCCTGTTCCGGCGCATCATGCAGGACGAGGAACGCACCGGCGAACGCTACGGCTTCGGGATCCTGGACGAACACGGCACGCTGATCGGCAGCGCCGAACTGTACGACCTGCGGCCCTCACCGCCCCTGACCCCCACCACCGCCACGCTGGGCGTCATGATCGGCGTACCCAGCCTGTGGGGCCAGGGCTACGGGCGCGAGGCCGTGCAGGCGCTGCTGCGCTGGGCGTTCACGCAGCGCGACCCCACCCTGAACCGCATCCGCCTGACCACCTTCGGCCACAACCGCCGCGCCCAGCGGGCCTTCCACGCCTGCGGGTTCCGCGAGGTGCACCGCACCGAACGCGACGGCCGCACCGACGTGCACATGGAACTCACCCGGTCCGAATGGCTCGCCGCGCACGCCCCCGGCGGGTCAGAATAG
- a CDS encoding 3'(2'),5'-bisphosphate nucleotidase CysQ: MTTPSDLHAELALAQDLAREAGELLREHLRRGLTVEHKTSADDPVTAADREASTLIMTRLAQVFTLDGLLSEEEEDRQDRLSAARVWIVDPIDGTKEYSTGLPDYCVSIGLAVGGEPVLGVVYAPDTDELFSGVVGRGVTLNGQPVPAPSAGPDWRIAVSDTEHGRELHRSGLTGMKPSGSIALKLARLAAAQADATFTMSPRSEWDIAAGHALLRAAGGDLRRRDGRPIRYNQSRPNIEQGLIGGTPGALHWLDAQLRQHRLPSAHLGLTSRDPAWTLLPAPDRAALDGHPGVNIRHADGELLALLIVNPQTRQVERAEGDAFHLDRLTRDVTRALGPLQS; this comes from the coding sequence ATGACGACCCCCTCCGACCTGCACGCGGAACTCGCGCTGGCCCAGGACCTGGCGCGCGAGGCCGGTGAGCTGCTGCGCGAACACCTGCGCCGGGGCCTGACCGTGGAACACAAGACCAGCGCCGACGACCCCGTCACCGCCGCCGACCGCGAGGCGTCCACGCTGATCATGACCCGCCTGGCCCAGGTGTTCACCCTGGACGGCCTGCTGTCCGAGGAGGAGGAGGACCGCCAGGACCGCCTGAGTGCCGCGCGGGTCTGGATCGTCGATCCCATCGACGGCACGAAGGAGTACTCGACCGGCCTGCCGGACTACTGCGTGAGCATCGGCCTGGCCGTGGGCGGCGAGCCCGTGTTGGGCGTCGTGTACGCCCCCGACACCGACGAGCTGTTCAGTGGCGTGGTCGGGCGCGGCGTCACCCTGAACGGCCAGCCCGTCCCCGCACCCTCTGCCGGGCCGGACTGGCGCATCGCGGTCTCGGACACCGAGCACGGGCGGGAACTGCACCGGTCCGGCCTGACCGGCATGAAACCCAGCGGCAGCATCGCCCTGAAGCTCGCGCGGCTGGCCGCCGCGCAGGCCGACGCGACCTTCACCATGTCCCCCCGCAGCGAATGGGACATCGCCGCTGGGCACGCCCTGCTGCGCGCCGCCGGGGGCGACCTGCGCCGCCGCGACGGCCGCCCCATCCGCTACAACCAGTCCCGCCCGAACATCGAGCAGGGCCTGATCGGCGGCACGCCCGGCGCGCTGCACTGGCTGGACGCGCAGCTGCGCCAGCACCGCCTGCCCAGCGCGCACCTGGGCCTGACCAGTCGCGACCCCGCCTGGACGCTGCTGCCCGCCCCCGACCGCGCCGCGCTGGACGGTCACCCCGGCGTGAACATCCGCCACGCGGACGGCGAGCTGCTGGCCCTGCTCATCGTGAACCCCCAGACCCGGCAGGTCGAGCGGGCCGAGGGGGACGCCTTCCACCTCGACCGCCTCACGCGGGACGTGACCCGCGCCCTGGGGCCCCTTCAGAGCTGA
- a CDS encoding endonuclease III domain-containing protein translates to MPRPTPTFTVPATLPEVTRRLTAQYLPDGEVPFPRTRPPELLSSLIRTILGQQNTRAAADRQDRALRAAYPQWEAALLDGPDGIEDTLRGAGGGLHRSKAASVHGILSALAGPEEDGPLSLEHLADLSDDDARAALEALPGVGRHTASLTLLFDLHRPAMPVEGNLDRLARRLEWVPDPWTAARVERWFDAAVPRTTPERLRLHVAGVRHGREVCLSRHPRCGACVLADLCPSAALLRPR, encoded by the coding sequence ATGCCCCGCCCCACCCCCACGTTCACGGTGCCCGCCACCCTGCCCGAGGTCACGCGCCGCCTGACCGCGCAGTACCTGCCGGACGGGGAGGTGCCCTTCCCCCGCACCCGCCCGCCGGAACTGCTGAGCAGCCTGATCCGGACCATCCTGGGTCAGCAGAACACCCGCGCGGCTGCCGACCGGCAGGACCGCGCGCTGCGCGCGGCCTACCCCCAGTGGGAGGCGGCGCTCCTCGATGGCCCGGACGGCATCGAGGACACCCTGCGCGGCGCGGGCGGCGGCCTGCACCGCAGTAAGGCCGCCAGCGTGCATGGCATCCTGAGCGCCCTGGCCGGGCCCGAAGAGGACGGCCCACTCAGCCTGGAGCACCTCGCGGACCTGAGTGACGATGACGCCCGCGCGGCCCTGGAAGCCCTGCCCGGCGTGGGCCGGCACACGGCCAGCCTGACGCTCCTCTTTGACCTGCACCGGCCCGCCATGCCCGTCGAAGGGAACCTGGACCGGCTGGCCCGGCGGCTGGAGTGGGTGCCGGACCCCTGGACGGCCGCGCGGGTGGAGCGCTGGTTCGACGCGGCCGTGCCGCGCACCACCCCCGAGCGGCTGCGCCTGCACGTTGCAGGCGTCCGGCACGGGCGCGAGGTGTGCCTCAGCCGCCACCCGCGCTGCGGCGCGTGCGTGCTGGCCGACCTGTGCCCCTCGGCGGCGCTGCTGCGCCCGCGCTGA
- a CDS encoding serine/threonine-protein kinase produces MPIAGQVVGNGVRLVRPVGRGSHSLVYFAVARDGQPCAVKIFPAHLGGYAAREYDHGHDLHHPRLVRVIDQTVVDGQPALISTLARGEVLFRRYAQRPAVKTERRAFLLTLVHLLDALGYLHERGLVHRDIKPENIIVEEDGGAKLVDFDLAGPTLETFEAPLRMGTAAFQSPEAARGEPLGPESDLYGVGVLLGWGIHGSLPDADDPHPHTLDPLQPLYLSLTRPSRAERPGDAGQVRAELLRLAGLPY; encoded by the coding sequence ATGCCTATCGCGGGACAGGTGGTGGGAAACGGCGTCCGACTGGTCCGTCCGGTCGGGCGCGGCTCGCACAGCCTCGTGTACTTCGCCGTGGCCCGCGACGGCCAGCCCTGCGCCGTGAAGATCTTCCCCGCGCACCTGGGCGGCTACGCCGCGCGGGAATACGACCACGGGCACGACCTGCACCACCCCCGCCTGGTCCGCGTGATCGACCAGACCGTCGTGGACGGCCAGCCCGCGCTGATCAGCACCCTGGCGCGCGGCGAGGTGCTGTTCCGCCGCTACGCGCAGCGGCCCGCCGTGAAGACCGAACGCCGCGCCTTCCTGCTGACCCTGGTGCACCTCCTGGACGCGCTGGGCTACCTGCACGAACGCGGCCTGGTGCACCGCGACATCAAACCCGAGAACATCATCGTCGAGGAGGACGGCGGCGCGAAACTCGTGGATTTCGACCTGGCCGGACCCACCCTGGAAACCTTCGAGGCGCCCCTGCGCATGGGCACCGCCGCGTTCCAGAGCCCCGAAGCGGCGCGCGGCGAGCCGCTGGGACCGGAAAGTGACTTGTACGGCGTCGGCGTGCTGCTCGGCTGGGGCATCCACGGCTCGCTGCCCGACGCGGACGACCCGCACCCCCACACGCTCGATCCCCTGCAACCCCTGTACCTGAGCCTGACCCGCCCGTCCCGCGCTGAACGTCCCGGCGACGCCGGGCAGGTCCGCGCGGAACTGCTGCGCCTCGCGGGCCTCCCGTACTGA